In the Leptotrichia sp. oral taxon 212 genome, one interval contains:
- a CDS encoding YidC/Oxa1 family membrane protein insertase — MFRIKILEDAVVFLLEKIADAVGHLGVPGKFGIAIIIITILMRIVVFPLTLKQEKSMKKMRELQPEMDKIKEKYKDNPQEYQKRVSEIYKENNVNPLGGCLPLLIQLPVFVALYYAFSGKTIPNDATFLWFNLKQPDKLFMMGNFAFNLLPILNTGVTYLQQKMMSGATQGQEGSNQLQSMMYTMPLMMLFLFYRMPSGVTLYYLVSGVLSLAQQYIIMKGRSDDGKDSIKS, encoded by the coding sequence ATGTTCAGAATAAAGATACTTGAAGATGCAGTCGTTTTTCTTTTGGAAAAAATAGCGGATGCAGTAGGTCATCTGGGAGTCCCAGGTAAATTTGGTATAGCAATAATTATAATAACAATTTTAATGAGAATAGTTGTTTTCCCGCTGACATTGAAACAGGAAAAATCAATGAAAAAAATGAGGGAATTACAGCCTGAAATGGACAAAATAAAGGAAAAATACAAGGACAATCCGCAGGAATATCAGAAAAGGGTATCTGAAATATACAAGGAAAACAATGTAAATCCTTTGGGAGGATGTCTTCCTCTTTTAATACAGTTGCCGGTATTCGTGGCACTATATTATGCATTCAGTGGAAAGACAATTCCAAATGATGCAACATTTTTATGGTTCAACCTAAAACAGCCTGATAAACTGTTCATGATGGGAAACTTTGCGTTTAACCTGCTCCCAATTCTAAATACAGGAGTAACTTACCTGCAGCAGAAAATGATGTCAGGAGCTACCCAAGGGCAGGAAGGAAGCAACCAGCTACAGTCGATGATGTATACAATGCCTCTTATGATGCTGTTCCTTTTCTACAGAATGCCTTCGGGAGTAACATTATATTATTTAGTTTCAGGAGTTCTTTCACTAGCACAACAGTATATCATTATGAAAGGAAGAAGTGATGATGGAAAAGATAGTATTAAAAGCTAA
- the rnpA gene encoding ribonuclease P protein component, whose product MIEKLKRSRDFTTIYNKSRKVYTRYAIVFVSENKNNMQRFGFVASKKTGNAVQRNRIKRLFREFVKNNKEKFKEGTDYIFVGKAVLKEKVGTLKYEDIERDMSKVIKK is encoded by the coding sequence ATGATTGAAAAGTTAAAGAGAAGCAGGGACTTCACAACAATCTACAACAAATCCAGGAAGGTGTACACTAGGTATGCCATTGTTTTTGTGTCTGAAAATAAAAATAATATGCAGCGTTTTGGATTTGTGGCAAGTAAAAAAACAGGAAATGCAGTTCAGAGAAACAGAATAAAAAGACTTTTTAGAGAATTTGTAAAAAATAACAAGGAAAAATTTAAGGAAGGTACAGACTATATTTTTGTAGGTAAGGCAGTTCTGAAGGAAAAAGTGGGAACTTTAAAATACGAGGATATTGAAAGGGATATGTCAAAGGTGATAAAAAAATGA
- the rpmH gene encoding 50S ribosomal protein L34, which yields MTKRTYQPNKRKRKKDHGFRKRMQTKSGRNVLKRRRNKGRTRLSA from the coding sequence ATGACAAAAAGAACATACCAACCAAATAAAAGAAAAAGAAAAAAAGATCATGGATTCAGAAAAAGAATGCAGACTAAAAGCGGTAGAAATGTCTTAAAAAGAAGAAGAAATAAAGGAAGAACAAGACTATCAGCATAA
- the yidD gene encoding membrane protein insertion efficiency factor YidD, which produces MKHVLLFLIKIYQKLFSGAFGRRCRFYPTCSEYSRQAIIKYGAVKGTYLSIRRILKCHPFNRGGYDPLK; this is translated from the coding sequence ATGAAACATGTGCTTCTATTTTTGATAAAAATATATCAGAAGTTATTTTCAGGTGCATTCGGCAGAAGATGCAGGTTTTATCCAACATGTTCAGAATATTCAAGACAGGCTATTATAAAGTATGGTGCCGTTAAGGGAACGTACCTGAGTATAAGAAGGATTTTAAAATGTCACCCCTTCAACAGGGGAGGATATGATCCGTTAAAATAA